In Gordonia iterans, the following proteins share a genomic window:
- a CDS encoding serine hydrolase domain-containing protein, whose translation MHHDSLLRRVRRAAAVGLALVVAAGLTVPAAGAAPELRCERPGERAAPATVNVDPVRLSAALDYGMQTGAGVVQVYRHGCLIGERRIVGDRQLPVFSASKSVAALVVGRAVAMGHLRVDDRLGAFFPRADAAHRALTVKQLLTQTTGLKYDVVADARGSVTDAVRTALETPVVSRPGTVFHYAQSPLALLAEIVRRATGSDFVDFAARELFGEIGIDRSAWSWRRDARGTPMIAGGLSLRPDDLARFGRLLQARGTYAGARLIDPAFLDEAVRGTAANPGYGYTFWSNRGSRHVNTSGTAVNHPVWNGSPRDTYAMSGAFGQFLVVMPSRGLTIVRMGIPTDASAVEEPASILAGSSNPQFKELFRRVAATPTGP comes from the coding sequence GTGCATCACGATTCTCTGCTGCGTCGGGTTCGCCGCGCGGCCGCCGTCGGCCTCGCTCTGGTGGTGGCGGCGGGACTGACCGTCCCGGCGGCCGGCGCCGCGCCCGAACTCCGATGTGAGCGTCCCGGTGAGCGGGCGGCACCGGCCACGGTGAACGTCGATCCGGTGCGCCTGTCGGCGGCCCTGGACTATGGCATGCAAACCGGCGCGGGCGTCGTCCAGGTGTACCGGCACGGTTGCCTGATCGGCGAGCGGCGGATCGTCGGCGACCGGCAGCTGCCGGTGTTCAGCGCCAGCAAGAGCGTGGCGGCGCTGGTGGTCGGCCGGGCCGTCGCGATGGGGCACCTCCGCGTCGACGACCGACTCGGCGCCTTCTTCCCGCGGGCCGACGCCGCACACCGGGCGCTCACCGTGAAGCAGCTCCTGACCCAGACCACGGGCTTGAAGTACGACGTCGTGGCCGATGCGCGCGGTTCGGTCACCGACGCGGTTCGCACGGCGCTGGAGACTCCGGTGGTCTCGCGACCGGGAACGGTGTTCCACTACGCGCAGTCGCCCTTGGCTCTCCTGGCGGAGATCGTCCGGCGCGCCACCGGCAGCGACTTCGTCGATTTCGCCGCGCGGGAACTGTTCGGCGAGATCGGGATCGACCGGTCGGCGTGGTCGTGGCGACGGGACGCCCGCGGCACCCCGATGATCGCCGGCGGACTGTCCCTGCGCCCGGACGACCTCGCCCGGTTCGGCCGCCTGTTGCAGGCCCGCGGGACCTACGCGGGCGCCCGCCTGATCGATCCGGCCTTCCTCGACGAGGCGGTCCGGGGCACCGCGGCCAACCCGGGCTACGGATACACCTTCTGGTCCAACCGCGGGAGCCGGCACGTCAACACCTCGGGCACGGCCGTGAACCATCCGGTGTGGAACGGCTCGCCGCGCGACACCTATGCGATGTCCGGGGCGTTCGGGCAGTTCCTCGTGGTGATGCCCAGTCGCGGCCTCACGATCGTCCGGATGGGGATTCCGACCGATGCCAGCGCCGTCGAAGAGCCCGCATCGATTCTGGCGGGGTCGTCGAACCCGCAGTTCAAGGAGTTGTTCCGGCGCGTCGCCGCGACGCCGACGGGGCCGTAG
- a CDS encoding nuclear transport factor 2 family protein — translation MTGSTAPTLEAVLALERELQTPECRRDRARLDEILSDDFAEIGATGRVWHRDDLIEAISGKSNSSRAPLQMEDLKAQHITDDVVLVNWVSRRGLHTARRSSLWRLTDGRWRLVRHQGTPLP, via the coding sequence ATGACCGGGAGCACCGCCCCCACGCTCGAGGCCGTCCTCGCCCTGGAACGCGAACTGCAGACACCTGAGTGCCGGCGTGACCGAGCGCGTCTCGACGAGATCCTGTCCGACGACTTCGCCGAGATCGGCGCCACCGGACGCGTCTGGCATCGCGACGATCTGATCGAGGCCATCTCCGGCAAATCCAACAGCAGCCGCGCGCCCCTCCAGATGGAGGACCTGAAGGCGCAGCACATCACCGACGACGTCGTGCTGGTGAACTGGGTCTCGCGCCGTGGGCTGCACACGGCGCGGCGGTCGTCACTGTGGCGTCTCACCGACGGCCGGTGGCGCCTCGTTCGCCACCAGGGCACACCGCTCCCCTGA
- a CDS encoding saccharopine dehydrogenase family protein, whose protein sequence is MIGAVLGFVAALVLVQVPPARRAIGRRIPQGEGPSQARRDRTWFTVDFVGEGGGRQIHTRVGGGDPGYTDTAKMLAESALSLAFDDNPPTAGQVTTAAAMGENLVRRLVAAGLSFEVVDDAPGSRS, encoded by the coding sequence GTGATCGGAGCCGTTCTCGGCTTCGTCGCCGCCCTCGTCTTGGTGCAGGTGCCGCCGGCCCGGCGCGCGATCGGCCGTCGCATCCCGCAGGGGGAGGGGCCGTCGCAAGCGCGGCGTGACCGCACCTGGTTCACCGTCGACTTCGTCGGAGAGGGCGGTGGCAGGCAGATCCACACGCGGGTCGGCGGCGGAGATCCGGGCTATACGGATACCGCCAAGATGCTCGCCGAGTCGGCGCTCAGCCTCGCCTTCGACGACAACCCGCCGACGGCGGGGCAGGTCACCACGGCTGCCGCGATGGGCGAGAACCTGGTGCGCAGGCTGGTCGCCGCAGGCCTCTCGTTCGAGGTCGTCGACGACGCGCCGGGGAGTCGGTCGTGA
- a CDS encoding DUF998 domain-containing protein: MTVTVLASAAVVLLVARLALFIHLHLVRPDLSPRERTVSDLGTGSSRTEFTVMGLLTAAAYVLVLVACVLQGVGPAVPLLALAIGAAAMLVMLCFPADLTGRTRTATGTVHWLLAVVQFTGLYVAMVNLDLTPVLPAEAVGIMRWVVRVSFYAFLAALVLPKLRRRWIGVTERVFLTVTPLWFVVVGAALAVS, translated from the coding sequence ATGACCGTCACCGTCCTCGCCTCCGCGGCCGTCGTCCTGCTGGTCGCCCGCCTCGCCCTCTTCATTCACCTCCATCTGGTCCGTCCGGATCTCAGTCCGCGTGAGCGCACCGTCAGCGACCTCGGCACCGGGAGCTCGCGCACGGAGTTCACGGTGATGGGTCTGCTCACCGCGGCCGCCTACGTTCTCGTGCTCGTCGCCTGTGTGCTGCAGGGGGTCGGGCCCGCCGTCCCGCTGCTGGCTCTCGCGATCGGTGCCGCGGCGATGCTCGTCATGCTGTGCTTTCCCGCCGATCTGACCGGGCGCACCCGCACGGCGACCGGGACCGTCCACTGGCTGCTCGCCGTCGTCCAGTTCACCGGGCTCTATGTGGCGATGGTGAACCTCGACCTGACTCCGGTGCTGCCGGCCGAGGCGGTGGGGATCATGCGCTGGGTGGTCCGGGTCAGCTTCTATGCCTTCCTTGCCGCCCTGGTGCTGCCCAAGCTTCGGCGTCGCTGGATCGGCGTCACCGAGCGGGTCTTCCTCACTGTCACTCCGCTGTGGTTCGTCGTCGTCGGCGCAGCACTCGCCGTGTCCTGA
- a CDS encoding MerR family transcriptional regulator, whose amino-acid sequence MKLQELCRRTGTPPSTVKYWLREGLLHPGVKRNATTAVYDDSHLERAQLIHTLRHVVGLPVEQVRAVVSAVDDPGLPPARLMGVVQSAVLGPVSTGTEDARSSDAATPGAGVTGSEIAGVAASDIVAAMSWRAGTADALDALDAELQQMAGWGLAPDLDTALVYARAADSVAKFEMELPPLTGITRDRLAIFVARGVFGYSRLLLRLLAVAQGSAATSAAEATDPGRDTSQA is encoded by the coding sequence ATGAAGCTTCAGGAACTGTGCCGCCGCACCGGCACCCCGCCGTCGACCGTCAAGTACTGGCTGCGCGAGGGTCTGCTCCACCCCGGCGTCAAGCGCAACGCCACCACTGCCGTCTACGACGACTCCCACCTCGAGCGGGCGCAGCTGATCCACACCCTGCGCCACGTGGTCGGCCTGCCGGTGGAGCAGGTACGCGCGGTGGTATCCGCCGTGGACGATCCCGGGCTGCCTCCCGCGAGACTGATGGGAGTGGTCCAGTCCGCTGTCCTCGGCCCGGTGTCCACCGGAACCGAGGACGCACGATCATCCGATGCCGCGACCCCAGGCGCCGGGGTCACCGGCAGCGAGATCGCCGGCGTCGCGGCGTCGGACATCGTGGCGGCCATGAGCTGGCGTGCCGGCACCGCCGACGCACTCGATGCCCTCGACGCCGAACTGCAGCAGATGGCGGGCTGGGGCCTCGCCCCGGACCTGGACACCGCACTGGTCTACGCCCGGGCAGCGGACTCGGTCGCGAAGTTCGAGATGGAGTTGCCGCCGTTGACCGGCATCACCCGCGATCGGCTGGCGATCTTCGTCGCGCGCGGAGTGTTCGGATACTCCCGACTGCTCCTGCGGCTGCTGGCCGTCGCTCAGGGCTCGGCGGCGACGTCGGCCGCCGAAGCGACAGACCCAGGTCGCGACACCTCGCAGGCCTGA